From Spirosoma aerolatum, one genomic window encodes:
- a CDS encoding acyltransferase family protein produces MRPLVAPISDTQAPATIQSGRLLSLDFFRGLTVAAMILVNNPGDWGHIYAPLEHAAWNGWTPTDLIFPFFLFIVGVSITFALGRRDEQKAKQDVIQKVVKRSVTLFLLGLFLNFFPKFDISTVRILGVLQRIAIVYLVCSLLFLKTSPRQQLYILLSVLIGYWLAMTQIPVPGVGYANLEPETNLAAWLDRIILTPAHVYKPAKVWDPEGLFSTVPAIGTGILGMLTGSWLQTNRPIAEKAAWLFAVGCLTLFGGLIWNGFFPINKALWTSSYVLLAGGLAMLVLALCYWLIDGQTKAQNYRWGILPFVAFGVNAITVFFLSGLIPRIMNLIHVTKADGTEVGLKEYLYRTAIAPPFTDPTNASLAGALTFVLIWFGILWWLYRKNVIIKV; encoded by the coding sequence ATGCGACCTCTTGTAGCGCCTATTTCCGATACACAAGCACCTGCTACAATCCAATCTGGTAGACTCCTTTCGCTGGACTTTTTCCGTGGCTTAACGGTAGCCGCTATGATACTGGTGAACAATCCGGGCGATTGGGGGCATATTTATGCGCCACTGGAACATGCTGCCTGGAATGGCTGGACACCCACCGACCTGATTTTCCCGTTCTTCCTGTTTATTGTAGGTGTTTCCATTACGTTTGCCCTAGGCCGTCGGGATGAGCAAAAGGCGAAGCAGGACGTAATTCAGAAAGTGGTAAAGCGAAGTGTAACGCTATTTCTGTTGGGCCTGTTCCTGAATTTTTTTCCCAAGTTTGACATCTCGACGGTTCGAATTCTGGGCGTGTTACAGCGGATCGCTATCGTCTATCTGGTTTGCTCACTACTCTTTTTAAAAACCAGCCCTCGACAACAGCTTTACATCCTGCTCAGTGTATTGATTGGTTATTGGCTGGCTATGACGCAGATTCCCGTACCAGGGGTTGGTTATGCCAATCTGGAACCAGAAACCAACCTGGCGGCCTGGCTGGATCGTATCATTCTGACCCCTGCCCATGTTTATAAACCCGCCAAAGTGTGGGATCCTGAAGGCTTGTTCAGCACAGTCCCGGCTATAGGAACCGGTATACTAGGTATGCTGACGGGTAGCTGGCTACAAACGAATAGACCCATTGCTGAAAAAGCGGCCTGGCTTTTCGCCGTTGGTTGTCTGACTCTGTTCGGTGGGTTAATCTGGAACGGGTTCTTTCCGATCAATAAGGCGTTATGGACCAGTTCATATGTGCTCCTGGCAGGTGGTCTGGCCATGCTGGTTCTGGCGTTGTGTTACTGGCTGATTGATGGACAGACTAAAGCGCAAAACTACCGCTGGGGTATATTGCCGTTTGTAGCGTTTGGCGTTAATGCCATCACTGTTTTCTTTCTATCGGGATTAATTCCGCGCATTATGAATCTGATTCATGTGACAAAGGCCGACGGAACGGAAGTCGGTTTGAAAGAATATCTCTACCGAACGGCCATTGCTCCTCCCTTTACCGATCCAACCAATGCATCCCTGGCCGGTGCATTGACCTTTGTGTTAATCTGGTTCGGTATTTTGTGGTGGCTCTATCGTAAGAACGTAATTATTAAGGTTTGA
- a CDS encoding Gfo/Idh/MocA family protein: MDINANPAQELGLGVIGMGGFGLFAVQQFLQVGFPDGLHAKLVAIAGSKREEAVTVAKRFGAEQVGSLEELVNHPGVDIVYIATPPFLHYEQAMLALNAGKHVICEKPLAMNPEQGQEMIDTARRKGLLMVTNLMQRYNPMFARVKHLIDKKILGEFLHGYFENYAGDEGLSPEHWFWDRSKSGGIFIEHGVHFFDMFAGWLGEGTIKAAQVIKRPNSNDIEDQVQATVEYGDDESGRKLVNFYHGFTQTGRMDRQEMRLLFERGDITLFEWVPTRMIMRCVVDEETTRALMDLFPGAQLNVTANIGGKDRPLRGRHKTFDAYQQIELRFGFGDEKQHIYSELLRLMFRDQLRAIQYPGSHRIIQEENGLESLKTAMIADQLARR, from the coding sequence ATGGATATAAATGCAAATCCTGCGCAGGAATTAGGGCTTGGTGTGATCGGAATGGGAGGATTCGGTTTGTTTGCCGTTCAACAGTTTTTGCAGGTTGGTTTTCCTGACGGACTTCATGCAAAGCTGGTTGCCATTGCCGGATCGAAGCGAGAAGAAGCCGTCACGGTTGCAAAACGGTTTGGGGCAGAACAGGTTGGCAGTCTGGAGGAACTGGTCAATCATCCTGGTGTCGATATTGTTTACATCGCTACACCCCCTTTCCTGCATTACGAGCAGGCTATGCTGGCGCTGAATGCGGGCAAGCATGTGATCTGTGAGAAACCGCTGGCCATGAATCCAGAGCAAGGGCAGGAAATGATTGATACGGCCCGGCGAAAAGGGTTACTGATGGTAACCAACCTGATGCAGCGGTACAATCCGATGTTTGCCCGAGTCAAGCACCTGATCGATAAAAAGATCCTGGGGGAGTTTCTACATGGGTATTTTGAAAATTATGCAGGGGATGAAGGGCTGTCGCCAGAGCATTGGTTTTGGGACCGGAGCAAAAGTGGCGGCATTTTTATTGAACATGGCGTACATTTCTTCGACATGTTCGCCGGGTGGCTTGGCGAGGGCACCATAAAAGCGGCTCAGGTGATAAAACGACCGAACAGCAACGATATTGAGGACCAGGTGCAGGCAACAGTCGAGTATGGAGATGATGAAAGCGGCCGTAAACTGGTCAACTTTTACCACGGATTTACCCAGACCGGCCGGATGGATCGTCAGGAAATGCGCCTTCTCTTCGAACGTGGCGATATTACCTTGTTTGAATGGGTGCCGACCCGGATGATTATGCGGTGTGTAGTCGATGAAGAAACGACTCGTGCGTTGATGGATTTATTTCCGGGCGCTCAGTTGAATGTTACGGCTAATATTGGCGGAAAGGACAGACCCTTGCGGGGCCGGCACAAAACCTTCGATGCCTATCAGCAGATCGAGCTTCGATTCGGATTTGGCGACGAAAAGCAGCACATCTACAGCGAATTACTCCGGCTCATGTTTCGCGATCAACTCCGAGCTATTCAGTATCCGGGTTCGCACCGTATTATTCAGGAAGAGAACGGCCTGGAATCGCTGAAAACCGCAATGATCGCTGATCAACTGGCGCGTAGATGA
- a CDS encoding (2Fe-2S)-binding protein yields MAAVKLTINNQVHTLDIDPQMPLLWAIRDVVGLTGTKFGCGIAQCGACTVHLDGNPIRSCSFPVSAAAGHKITTIEGISKNGDHPIQKAWIEHQVPQCGYCQSGQIMSALALLKQTPKPTDADIDAAMQGNICRCGTYNRIRQAIHTASAEMTSAPKLPKSAPKIGER; encoded by the coding sequence ATGGCTGCGGTAAAGCTAACGATTAATAATCAGGTGCATACGCTGGACATTGATCCTCAAATGCCCTTACTATGGGCCATTCGGGATGTTGTCGGACTAACGGGCACCAAATTCGGCTGTGGTATCGCCCAATGCGGTGCCTGCACGGTACATCTTGATGGCAACCCGATCCGTTCCTGTAGCTTCCCGGTTTCGGCGGCAGCAGGTCATAAAATCACGACCATCGAAGGTATCTCGAAGAATGGCGACCACCCGATTCAAAAAGCCTGGATCGAGCATCAGGTGCCGCAGTGTGGTTATTGCCAGTCAGGCCAGATCATGTCGGCACTGGCCCTGCTGAAACAAACGCCCAAGCCAACCGATGCGGATATTGATGCCGCTATGCAGGGGAATATTTGCCGCTGTGGTACCTACAATCGGATTCGTCAGGCCATTCATACGGCATCGGCCGAGATGACATCGGCGCCCAAACTACCCAAATCAGCCCCTAAAATCGGTGAACGATGA
- the nagB gene encoding glucosamine-6-phosphate deaminase — MITESTILDNPDGLLSGTSPSGGPIQSAITYEKIPTHIYADAKDASRAVAQEIADLIRQKQSEGKPCILGLATGSSPKTVYAELIRMHREEGLSFRNVVSFNLDEYYPMEPDSIQSYWRFMREQLFDHVDIPQGNYHVPDGTLRTDKVAEFSKQYEAAIEAAGGLDFQLLGIGGNGHIGFNEPGSLINSHTRLMMLDNSTRAAASVDFGGLAKTPRKAITMGVASILSARRVVLLAWGERKAPVIRGAVEGLVTELNPASYLQTHPNALFVIDEAAASELTRMKTPWLVDSVVWDNKMKKKAVTHLSLTLGKPVLKLTDRDYNDNGMSDLLAQYGQAYDINIDVFNQLQHTITGWPGGKPNADDTNRPERALPAHKRCLIFSPHPDDDIISMGGTFQRLRDQGHEVHVGYQTSGNIAVADDEALRFADYVVDFNAKFGINSPEATRIFHDAAASLREKKDSEVDTPEVRYVKGLIRMGEAKSTCRFVGIPVENAHFMNMPFYETGTVAKKPISEEDIKITMDLIEKIKPHQIYAAGDLADPHGTHKVCLDAVMEAVRRLKHKNFMKDCWVWLYRGAWAEWDIHEIEMAVPMSPDQVMKKRLGIFKHQSQKDGVVYQGTDSREFWQRAEERNSATAGLYNRLGLAEYEAMEAFVRWRF; from the coding sequence ATGATCACGGAGTCAACTATTCTCGACAATCCAGACGGCTTGTTGTCGGGTACATCACCCTCAGGTGGCCCTATTCAATCGGCCATCACGTATGAAAAAATTCCAACCCATATCTACGCCGATGCCAAAGATGCCTCGCGAGCCGTGGCGCAGGAAATTGCTGATTTGATTCGCCAGAAGCAAAGTGAAGGAAAACCCTGCATATTGGGACTGGCAACCGGCTCATCGCCCAAAACAGTCTATGCTGAGCTGATTCGGATGCATCGGGAAGAAGGGCTGAGTTTCCGTAATGTGGTGTCATTCAATCTGGATGAATACTACCCTATGGAACCTGATTCGATCCAAAGCTATTGGCGGTTTATGCGAGAGCAGTTATTCGATCATGTCGATATTCCGCAGGGCAACTACCATGTTCCTGACGGTACCCTTCGGACGGATAAGGTAGCGGAGTTTTCGAAACAGTACGAAGCGGCTATTGAAGCAGCTGGTGGGCTGGACTTTCAGTTATTGGGTATCGGTGGTAATGGTCACATTGGTTTCAACGAACCGGGGTCGCTTATTAACTCGCATACCCGTTTGATGATGCTCGACAACTCAACCCGGGCTGCTGCGTCGGTCGATTTTGGTGGCCTGGCCAAAACGCCCCGGAAAGCGATTACAATGGGGGTGGCGAGTATTTTGAGTGCCCGTCGGGTGGTACTGCTGGCCTGGGGCGAACGAAAAGCACCCGTTATTCGGGGTGCCGTAGAAGGATTGGTGACCGAACTGAACCCGGCATCGTATCTGCAGACACATCCAAACGCATTGTTTGTGATTGACGAAGCGGCTGCGTCGGAGTTGACCCGTATGAAGACACCCTGGCTGGTGGATTCGGTTGTCTGGGACAACAAAATGAAGAAAAAAGCCGTCACCCATTTGTCGTTGACGTTAGGCAAGCCCGTTCTGAAACTGACCGACCGGGATTATAACGATAATGGAATGAGCGACCTGCTGGCGCAGTATGGTCAGGCTTACGATATCAATATCGATGTTTTCAACCAGCTTCAGCATACCATTACGGGATGGCCCGGTGGCAAGCCTAATGCCGACGATACCAACCGTCCTGAACGGGCCTTACCGGCACATAAACGCTGTCTGATTTTCAGCCCGCATCCCGACGATGATATTATTTCGATGGGCGGCACCTTTCAGCGTCTCCGCGATCAGGGTCACGAAGTTCACGTAGGTTACCAAACGTCGGGCAACATCGCTGTGGCGGATGATGAAGCGCTGCGCTTTGCCGATTATGTCGTTGATTTTAACGCTAAGTTTGGTATCAATAGCCCTGAAGCTACCCGTATTTTCCATGATGCGGCCGCTTCCTTGCGCGAGAAGAAAGACAGTGAAGTCGATACCCCTGAAGTGCGCTACGTGAAAGGGCTTATTCGGATGGGAGAAGCTAAATCGACCTGTCGATTTGTGGGAATCCCCGTCGAGAATGCGCACTTTATGAACATGCCTTTCTACGAAACCGGAACGGTAGCCAAAAAGCCGATCAGTGAGGAAGATATTAAGATTACGATGGACTTAATTGAAAAAATTAAGCCGCATCAAATCTATGCGGCTGGTGATCTGGCCGACCCACATGGTACGCACAAAGTCTGTCTGGATGCTGTCATGGAAGCGGTTCGGCGTTTAAAGCATAAGAATTTCATGAAAGATTGCTGGGTGTGGCTCTACCGTGGTGCCTGGGCCGAGTGGGATATTCACGAAATCGAAATGGCGGTACCGATGTCGCCCGATCAGGTGATGAAAAAGCGGTTGGGTATTTTCAAACACCAGTCGCAGAAAGATGGCGTGGTTTACCAGGGCACCGATTCGCGGGAATTCTGGCAGCGGGCCGAAGAGCGGAACAGCGCAACGGCTGGTCTTTATAACCGACTCGGCCTTGCCGAATACGAAGCCATGGAAGCCTTTGTCCGCTGGCGGTTTTAA
- a CDS encoding DUF7010 family protein: protein MDFNQEIVNQKRQFLIRANAGISLPIAGAIYWAALAVAGFYLKPGQWTLMAFCTSGLLFPLGLALQKPFKANLMVKNPLAGLIPYALFSMMLSWGIIIPASSIDKSLVPLCLAIGMSIHWPIIGWLYDSKACQLHALLRTIVVVACWYTLPGLRFTLLPLLVSVLYVLTVIGLTIEVTQARKQADKAPLWV, encoded by the coding sequence ATGGATTTTAACCAAGAAATAGTCAATCAGAAACGTCAATTTCTTATCCGTGCAAACGCTGGTATTTCATTACCAATAGCGGGTGCTATTTACTGGGCGGCCTTAGCCGTTGCCGGTTTTTATTTAAAACCGGGCCAATGGACACTCATGGCTTTCTGCACCAGCGGTTTACTTTTCCCATTGGGTCTTGCCTTACAAAAGCCATTCAAAGCAAATTTGATGGTAAAAAATCCGTTGGCAGGGCTTATTCCCTACGCACTTTTTTCCATGATGCTGAGCTGGGGAATCATTATCCCGGCTAGCAGCATCGATAAATCACTAGTACCCTTGTGTCTGGCAATTGGCATGAGTATACACTGGCCTATTATTGGCTGGCTATATGACAGTAAAGCGTGCCAGTTACATGCCTTGCTCAGAACAATCGTTGTAGTTGCCTGCTGGTACACACTTCCTGGCCTCCGCTTTACCCTGCTTCCGCTACTTGTTTCTGTGCTTTACGTGCTGACGGTAATCGGTCTTACGATAGAGGTCACCCAAGCCAGGAAGCAGGCGGATAAGGCTCCTCTCTGGGTGTAG
- a CDS encoding NUDIX hydrolase, giving the protein MTFAEQLTTYFQTVAEECILGLSLDCVIFGFHDTRLKVLLLRWKDTNEWCLPGGFIYKEESVDTAAERVLRERTGLDQIYLQQFHLFGEAVRYDWQDTWQRQQIPFSFGSRWPKRTISAGYYALVDYTKVTSTTDFMSDECNWWDVSELPSMLYDHRNIVDVALKTIRLQLNWQPIGLNLMPEKFTIPELQRLYEAVLGRTLDARNFHKKITGLNILKRLDERRTGGAHKSPYLYQFDEENYQKALINGSLIFI; this is encoded by the coding sequence ATGACTTTTGCTGAACAATTAACGACCTACTTCCAGACCGTTGCCGAAGAGTGCATTTTAGGCCTTTCGCTCGATTGTGTTATCTTTGGTTTTCATGATACACGGCTGAAAGTTTTATTGCTACGCTGGAAAGACACAAACGAGTGGTGTCTGCCGGGTGGGTTTATTTATAAGGAAGAATCGGTTGATACAGCTGCCGAACGTGTATTGCGCGAACGTACCGGATTAGACCAGATTTATCTCCAACAGTTTCATTTGTTTGGCGAAGCCGTTCGGTACGACTGGCAGGATACCTGGCAGCGACAGCAAATCCCTTTTTCATTTGGCAGTCGATGGCCGAAGCGGACCATATCGGCAGGCTATTACGCGCTGGTCGATTATACAAAAGTGACGTCAACCACCGATTTTATGTCGGACGAGTGTAATTGGTGGGATGTCAGTGAATTGCCATCAATGCTTTACGATCATCGGAATATTGTTGATGTAGCGCTTAAAACGATTCGGCTTCAACTTAACTGGCAACCCATTGGATTGAATCTGATGCCCGAAAAGTTCACTATCCCCGAACTACAACGACTATACGAAGCCGTACTGGGCCGGACACTGGATGCCCGTAATTTTCATAAAAAGATAACCGGCTTAAATATTCTAAAACGACTGGACGAACGCCGTACGGGTGGTGCCCATAAATCACCTTACCTCTACCAGTTCGATGAAGAAAACTACCAGAAAGCGCTCATCAACGGGAGCTTGATTTTTATCTGA
- a CDS encoding response regulator transcription factor, whose product MSIRILVTDDHSVVRKGIRMLLEDEPDIQIVGEASDGDEAVALLSGIDTDVLLLDITMPRMSGIDTLKVVSEKYPRVRTLMFSMHNNPDYILKAVQHGAAGYLLKDTGQEEILKAVRTVVDGDLYYPPNASSVIIRHLVLPNSIQRKNEVSNTPPKGPSIWNRITAREAQILTCLIDGMSSPEIADRFGISPNTVANQRASIIRKAGVKNTVDLIRLALEDKNR is encoded by the coding sequence ATGTCGATACGCATTCTGGTCACCGACGATCATTCTGTAGTCAGAAAAGGCATTCGGATGCTATTGGAAGACGAGCCTGATATTCAGATCGTTGGCGAAGCTTCCGACGGTGATGAGGCCGTTGCTCTGCTGTCGGGCATCGATACGGATGTTTTACTCCTCGACATCACGATGCCTCGTATGTCGGGCATCGATACGCTGAAGGTTGTTTCCGAAAAATACCCTAGAGTACGAACGCTTATGTTCAGTATGCACAATAATCCCGACTATATTCTGAAAGCCGTTCAGCATGGGGCCGCCGGTTATTTGCTGAAAGATACTGGTCAGGAAGAGATTTTGAAGGCGGTACGAACTGTGGTTGATGGCGATTTATACTATCCCCCGAATGCTTCGTCGGTTATCATCCGCCATCTTGTACTGCCCAATTCGATTCAACGAAAAAATGAAGTAAGTAATACGCCCCCAAAAGGCCCATCGATCTGGAACAGGATTACGGCCCGGGAAGCTCAAATTCTCACATGCCTGATCGACGGTATGAGCAGTCCCGAAATTGCGGATCGGTTCGGCATCAGCCCCAACACCGTAGCCAACCAGCGGGCCAGCATTATTCGAAAGGCGGGGGTAAAAAATACCGTTGACCTGATTCGGCTCGCGCTGGAAGACAAAAACCGATAA